The Xenorhabdus poinarii G6 nucleotide sequence GTGATCCACAGTATGCTCCTCATGTTATCAGTACACCGCTGGCGTTTTTGATCCGTGATGCTTTAAATACCAATATCTTTGGTGAACCGGGTTGGATGGGAACAGGCTGGCGTGCAGCCCGTGACTTAAAACGCCGTGATATCGGTGGCAAAACCGGAACGACCAACAGTTCTAAAGATGCGTGGTTCTCTGGTTATGGCCCGGATAGGGTGGCGACCGCCTGGATTGGTTTCGATGAACACAGTCGAAGCCTCGGACGGACTCCGGCTTTCAAAGGCGAAGGGGGAGCAAAGACAGCTCAGCCAATTTGGGATGATTTTATGAAAGTTGCGCTGGAAGGGGTTCCTGAGCAGAAAATAGAACCGCCAGCGGGTATTGTTGCTGTCACGATTGATCGCACTACCGGTAAGTTATCTGACGGTGGTGGGAATACCCGCAAGGAGTATTTCATTGATGGCACGCAGCCGACGGAATACGCTGTGCCGGATGTGGGGACAACAGTGATTGAAAATGGTGAAAGTCATGAGTTGTTCTGATTGTTGAAAATCAACAGTACAGCAACTAGAAATCAAAAGGCTCTGTCATCAGATTGACGGAGCCTTTTTTAAAAGTGATGTTTTGCTGCAACATGATGATCTGAAATCACCCATAGAATAATAAGCGAAATGATTTTAATGATGATGAAAATGAATTTCAAAAATATAGTTAAGGTATTTATTTGTTATTTTTAATAAATGAAATTATTCTTTATCATTATTCCACTGATTAAACCTTACTTTATTTAAGTGTTTGTTTTTCCTTTCTGCGATTTTGTCTAAAACGGGTAAAAAATGGGTATTGAAATATCCATTTTCCATACCCGTTTTGAAAAACAAAAAAGACTAATATTAATATTGTTTATTATTTTTTTCTTGCAAGTATCGCTGTGCAAAAAATAAAGCGCTGACATTTCTGGCTTCATTGAAATCGGGATGTTCCAGTAGTGACATCATGTCAGCGAGCGGCCATCGAATCTGCACCAGAGGCTCCGGTTCATCACCTTTGAGGTGTTCTGGATATAGATTATGGGCAATCACAATATTCATCTTGCTGGAGAAATAGGAGGGAGCCATCGTCAAGGTTGTTAACAATTCTAATTTTTCCGCGCCGAAACCAATTTCTTCCTTCAATTCACGATTGGCGGCTTCAAACATGTTCTCTCCCACATCAATGGCGCCTTTTGGAAAACCTAACTCGTATTGTTCAATACCAACCGCATATTCGTGGATAAGAATTAATTCTTCGCCCACGACCGGAATAATTAGAACTGCTTCACGATTTGTGGGTTTCATTCGCTCATAAATGCGTTTTACCCCATTACTGAATTCAAGATCAACCGATTGAATATTGAATAAGCGTGAGTGAGCAATGTTATTTATATTCAATATCTTAGGTTTTTTTAAGTCAATCATGCTTGCCTCTGATGGCTGTTATATACTGGACGTTGAAAATAATAATGCGCTAAATAACTTAAAAATTATTGTTTTATTTAAGTGTTGTAATGCCATTGCGCACGAATTCAACTTTGCTTTAATATGGCTGATTATGTTAGTAAATGATAGCGATTATCGCTTGAATGTATTTTTGTTGTTATCTTGCCCTTGCAAAAAGATGTTATTTTATGGAAGGTTATTCAGAAATTTATATAACATTTTGTGAATACAATCAAAAATAGATAGCAATAATCGGAATTGCCTGATGCTCTGTGCTTAAAGAGAGGGTTATTTTTTGGATCTCTGTACTGCGGTCACGGTCGTGGAGAAGAAATGAGTTCACTCGTCATTATATTAGCTGCTTTTATCATTAGCCTGATTATAATGGCTTCCTTTCTGATTTTTAGATGGAGGCGGCTTGATAACACGAGTTATTTACAGTTACTCGCCAAAAAAAATCGCCGTAAGCTGGATGCTGATGAATATCAAACAATAGAATCTTATGTGCGAAATGCGCGTCTTATAACAACGAATCGTCGGTACAGCACGAGTTATCCGGTATTACCGATTAAACATCATGGCGTTTATACCATCACCCATCCTGTTACCCGTTTTTCCTCTGCGACAGATGAGGTACACCACTGGCTTTATTATATTGATGAGATGGAAATACATTTGCCTGTATGGTTGGAACCCTTTATTAAGCAACAAAATAC carries:
- the nudE gene encoding ADP compounds hydrolase NudE — translated: MIDLKKPKILNINNIAHSRLFNIQSVDLEFSNGVKRIYERMKPTNREAVLIIPVVGEELILIHEYAVGIEQYELGFPKGAIDVGENMFEAANRELKEEIGFGAEKLELLTTLTMAPSYFSSKMNIVIAHNLYPEHLKGDEPEPLVQIRWPLADMMSLLEHPDFNEARNVSALFFAQRYLQEKNNKQY